Proteins encoded in a region of the Candidatus Zixiibacteriota bacterium genome:
- the rplS gene encoding 50S ribosomal protein L19, with protein MATVDLKTLGIPKGAQAPADFAPGDTVRVHKKITEGDKERIQIFQGTVVQKRGSGTGATFTVRKMSSGIGVEQIFPLFSPNVTKVEVLRKGRVRRAKLFYLRDLKGRSARVKELRDDQVTE; from the coding sequence ATGGCAACCGTTGATCTGAAGACACTGGGAATCCCGAAGGGCGCACAAGCCCCGGCGGATTTTGCGCCCGGCGATACCGTCCGGGTCCACAAAAAAATCACCGAAGGCGACAAGGAACGAATCCAGATATTTCAGGGCACGGTGGTGCAGAAACGCGGCTCCGGGACCGGCGCAACTTTTACCGTCCGCAAGATGTCGTCGGGCATCGGCGTCGAACAGATCTTCCCGCTGTTTTCGCCGAATGTTACCAAGGTGGAAGTGCTGCGCAAGGGACGGGTCCGTCGCGCGAAGCTCTTCTATCTGCGCGATCTGAAGGGACGCTCCGCGCGCGTCAAAGAGCTGCGCGACGACCAGGTCACCGAGTAG